One Plasmodium cynomolgi strain B DNA, chromosome 12, whole genome shotgun sequence genomic region harbors:
- a CDS encoding RAP protein (putative): MLRGGGLTSKVLKIGKLWLADKESAFFTTKKKKGTKNALSKCIEINKAILKNENILEIVKIIKKNEKNANIINYVTFVHKLMQIIWSRKDDPTYLKGVTYIHDEIEEKINIIFQYFIDHKKSVKVNNYNKRLFSSFIWSLSKYASLFKGGDTWHLFASTVPHSDLAHPCNGEVEWLKRVLVLNGQGEHATGEHSVYLSGGDDGDGMIRNVPLQTATRQEEQNAHDGKNRTREAVRGSPPLCNKFSLLCYYADAYLPSLNPSRYVLVLWSLSKLNKHFKELHERYYERSESLLPLLKNRELIMLLYSYSYVNYSNLHFYVKVKDFIMSRNAHKQIVRAGEFESLINMLLSFSRQNVFPQDLLESTVDQILHSKGFLKSIKSKDLITLLFCLCKCPFLYTPVENHLEALKRRETNIWARKNIFLYELLKKEIMNRCTKGRNPIGDTFQTEEKNTHKEVPVYMITYSLENLILIIWSLSLKYIYSAKLFLWCFTKLSDYLKNQNYVNSSYPMLTNFYLSILSLLLEDETVINLYFNRAELNALRVLYNYVGIFERHLGIFKKAINMNGRKHDVEVSGMHKVIYNLVCDLFKGSENVAVLLEHKNGVDLSVDILLLQKGNTTSQENEHRGVAPRGEFLFEEALTHGRKGNEQSYHSNNEGAAKCAGCATGKSNVVIGSPFPIPSKSASLGVNQKRNCHSSAETDNTKSGTYIEEAPNVSASFQKADIPSDEVRSSLLTFIERIKNANDKMDAKELKKIFKDVLTFFGKHSTHINDQIIVSFFYKFSALFPQLCELRDRGRLVNGGGEDFLRIFSYFHVYTTNTFFQNVNTKKAQHLLDVCWVYFRYMKYFCTLSKEGNPDGPRDREKITGMVTKKRLSGEIKKIVNIFDQVVINKMISEQMIAKMSSKNMAHLISIFLHINNSNILLILSALAKSDFEWKIERSYFCNKFIEHIDTCGVRDLVEFTYLCAELKWSSELISTHIIDKVNSYGPLQQFAKQAYVDRRSDCCGGVPDVSSTPSGQTKFIETFEEDELALFVRNCYRMHCFDRHFFDTLCDAALRRRSTLSAKSLCIVLPCFARVYCLHGVGAYFPSGRSGGREPLTRSGQTGKMDHADHSDHAVQLAHTSDHLDADISFCRYDVPASLKKLASYAETKILSSRNPDLFNLAYFMEAYTLLKVENKRVYALCAKEVERKVGINIRVGATNGGEKKRHCWGDTDKEVKLLGKILWCMSYYHKTEFTLAGKITNFLLTKRIYQNVSPENFISIFLYYIKSRVYNRRLFHKMGQAVTRSITLRDYFIGGGGKRGGGFKLSVITELFGTMAWAYAFTCCYAHQAEDSTNRGEKKEGKNKRQKSEIKNDQLFLNKIYTFLLNEIKILHKYKGVSFLLLARYLWGVAIVNLVNEEVAHFINTYNWNAVNIREQNYMHLHMIVTFWLRLKYSHYGFHLCEDFLTLKDHIMSLLRKKQKKLKNGHHTASENISDFHQQVCQILDKFGVKYENEYMAQELLSIDLAIRDDTTGEKIAVEVDGPSHHLVLLDETDTRAKK; this comes from the exons ATGTTGAGGGGGGGAGGTCTTACGAGCAAGGTGctaaaaataggaaaactCTGGCTGGCTGATAAAGAAAGTGCTTTTTTtaccacaaaaaaaaaaaaaggaacaaaaaatgccTTATCCAAATGCATCGAAATTAACAAggcaattttgaaaaatgaaaatattctcgaaatagtaaaaataataaagaagaatgaaaaaaatgccaatataattaattacgTAACATTTGTTCACAAGTTAATGCAAATAATTTGGAGTAGGAAGGATGACCCCACTTACTTAAAAGGTGTAACATATATCCATGACGaaatagaggaaaaaattaacatcaTTTTTCAGTATTTTATTGACCACAAGAAAAGTGTTAAGGTTAATAACTATAACAAAAGgctcttttcttccttcataTGGTCACTTAGTAAGTATGCCAGTCTGTTCAAAGGTGGTGACACCTGGCACCTCTTTGCGAGTACGGTGCCGCACAGTGATTTGGCACATCCGTGTAATGGTGAAGTGGAGTGGCTGAAAAGGGTCCTTGTCTTAAATGGGCAGGGGGAGCATGCCACTGGTGAGCACAGTGTGTACCTGTCGGGGGGTGATGATGGCGACGGTATGATCAGAAATGTTCCTCTGCAAACAGCTACTCGTCAAGAGGAACAAAATGCacatgatggaaaaaatcgCACCCGCGAAGCAGTCAGGGGAAGCCCCCCCCTGTGTAATAAGTTCAGCCTGTTATGCTATTATGCAGACGCGTATTTACCATCTTTAAATCCCTCTCGATATGTCCTTGTGCTTTGGTCATTAAGCAAGCTGAATAAACATTTCAAAGAATTACACGAGCGATACTACGAGAGGAGCGAGAGTCTCTTGCCTCTGCTAAAGAATAGGGAACTGATAATGCTGCTATATAGCTACTCCTATGTAAATTATTCAAACTTACATTTTTACGTAAAAGTGAAAGACTTTATTATGAGCAGAAATGCACATAAGCAAATAGTCCGTGCAGGGGAGTTCGAATCGTTGATCAACATGCTTCTGTCATTTTCGAGGCAAAATGTATTTCCCCAAGACTTACTCGAAAGCACAGTAGATCAGATTTTACACTCGAAgggttttttaaaatcgaTAAAAAGTAAGGATCTTATAACCCTCCTCTTTTGTCTATGCAAATGCCCGTTTTTATACACACCTGTGGAAAATCACTTAGAGGCGCTAAAAAGAAGAGAGACAAATATATgggcaagaaaaaatatctttttgtatgaattgctaaaaaaggaaattatgaataggtgcacaaaagggaggaacCCAATTGGGGATACATTTCAgacggaggaaaaaaatacacacaaagAGGTACCAGTCTACATGATCACCTACTCCTTGGAAAACTTAATTCTAATCATATGGTCGTTAAGTCTTAAGTATATATACTCAGCAAAATTGTTCCTTTGGTGCTTTACTAAGTTATctgattatttaaaaaatcaaaactaCGTGAACAGTTCATATCCCATGTTAACGAACTTTTActtatccattttgtcccTCTTGCTAGAAGATGAGACGGTCATTAATTTGTATTTTAACAGAGCAGAATTAAATGCCCTGCGTGTTTTGTACAACTATGTCGGTATCTTTGAAAGGCATTTGGGGATATTCAAAAAGGCGATAAACATGAATGGAAGGAAACATGACGTGGAAGTGTCTGGCATGCATAAGGTTATATACAATTTGGTCTGCGACCTTTTTAAGGGATCAGAAAATGTAGCTGTGTTGTTGGAACATAAAAACGGGGTGGATTTGTCTGTGGATATTTTGCTccttcaaaaggggaacactACAAGTCAGGAGAACGAACACCGTGGGGTGGCTCCACGtggtgaatttttatttgaagagGCGTTAACCCATGGCCGGAAGGGGAATGAACAGTCTTATCACAGCAACAACGAAGGTGCGGCGAAATGTGCAGGGTGTGCAACGGGGAAGAGCAATGTGGTTATTGGTTCCCCGTTCCCAATACCCTCCAAAAGTGCATCACTAGGGGTGAATCAAAAGCGTAACTGTCACAGCAGCGCCGAAACTGATAACACAAAAAGTGGCACTTACATTGAAGAGGCTCCCAACGTGAGTGCATCTTTTCAGAAGGCAGATATCCCCAGTGATGAGGTAAGAAGTAGTTTGCTCACCTTCAtcgaaagaataaaaaatgcgaatgacaaaatggacgccaaggaattgaaaaaaatattcaaagaTGTGCTAACCTTCTTTGGGAAACACTCTACCCATATTAACGATCAGATCATtgttagttttttttataaattttctgCCCTTTTTCCGCAATTGTGTGAGTTAAGGGACCGTGGCAGGTTGGTCAATGGTGGTGGCGAAGACtttttaagaattttttcctacttcCATGTATACACCACTAACacgttttttcaaaatgtgaacacaaaaaaggcgcaGCATCTCCTTGACGTGTGCTGGGTCTACTTCCGAtacatgaaatatttttgtactttaTCGAAGGAAGGAAACCCAGATGGGCCTAGAgacagagaaaaaataacaggaATGGTAACTAAAAAAAGGCTATcgggagaaataaaaaaaattgtaaacatATTCGACCAGGTTgtaataaacaaaatgataaGTGAACAAATGATAGCAAAAATGTCGTCCAAAAATATGGCTCAccttatttccatttttttgcacattaaCAATTCGA ATATTCTTCTAATTTTGAGTGCTTTAGCCAAGTCTGATTTTGAATGGAAAATTGAAAGAAGCTATTTTtgcaacaaatttattgagCATATAGACACCTGTGGGGTGCGGGACTTGGTGGAATTTACCTATTTGTGCGCGGAGTTGAAATGGAGCAGTGAGCTTATTAGTACGCATATTATTGATAAAGTTAACTCGTATGGTCCTCTCCAACAGTTTGCAAAGCAGGCCTATGTGGATCGAAGAAGCGACTGCTGTGGGGGGGTACCAGACGTTTCTTCCACCCCTTCTGGTCAGACAAAATTCATTGAGACCTTCGAAGAGGATGAACTAGCCCTTTTCGTGAGGAACTGTTACCGAATGCACTGCTTTGatcgacatttttttgacaCACTGTGCGACGCGGCTCTGAGGAGGCGCAGTACGCTGAGTGCGAAAAGTCTGTGCATTGTGCTGCCCTGTTTTGCGCGCGTTTATTGCTTGCACGGGGTGGGCGCGTATTTCCCCAGTGGAAGGAGCGGGGGAAGAGAGCCTCTCACACGGAGTGGCCAAACTGGAAAGATGGATCACGCTGACCACTCTGACCACGCTGTTCAGTTGGCCCATACCAGTGACCATCTCGATGCAGACATATCCTTCTGCAGGTACGACGTTCCCGCGTCGCTAAAGAAGCTCGCAAGTTACGCGGAGACGAAAATACTCTCCAGCAGGAACCCCGATTTGTTCAACCTGGCATATTTTATGGAGGCATATACGCTTCTCAAAGTTGAAAACAAAAGGGTGTATGCTTTATGCGCGAAGGAGGTAGAAAGGAAGGTAGGAATTAACATACGAGTTGGAGCCACAAACggaggagagaagaaaagacATTGTTGGGGAGATACAGATAAGGAAGTAAAACTGCTGGGGAAAATTTTATGGTGCATGTCGTACTACCATAAAACGGAATTTACCTTGGCAGGGAAAATTACCAACTTTTTGCTAACGAAGAGGATATACCAAAATGTATCCcctgaaaattttatttccatttttttgtactacATAAAATCGAGAGTATACAACAGAAGGTTGTTCCATAAAATGGGGCAAGCTGTCACAAGGAGCATAACTCTGCGCGATTATTTTATtggcgggggggggaaacgaGGGGGAGGCTTCAAATTGAGCGTCATCACCGAACTGTTTGGAACCATGGCATGGGCTTACGCATTTACCTGTTGCTATGCACACCAGGCGGAAGATAGTACCAataggggagaaaaaaaagagggaaaaaataaaagacaaaaaagtgaaataaaaaatgatcaactatttttaaacaaaatatacaccTTCTTGCTAAACGAGATTAAAATTCTCCATAAATATAAAGGAGTTTCGTTTTTACTCTTAGCAAGATATTTATGGGGCGTTGCAATTGTAAATTTAGTAAATGAAGAAGTAGCACATTTTATTAACACGTACAATTGGAATGCTGTAAATATaagggaacaaaattatatgcaCTTACACATGATTGTTACCTTTTGGTTAAGATTAAAATATTCCCATTATGGTTTTCACCTTTGTGAGGACTTCCTCACCTTAAAGGATCATATTATGAGCCTACTtaggaaaaagcaaaaaaaattaaaaaatggtcaCCATACTGCTAGCGAGAATATATCAGACTTCCACCAGCAGGTGTGCCAAATATTAGACAAATTTGGAGTGAAATACGAAAATGAGTACATGGCGCAGGAACTTTTGTCTATCGACTTGGCCATAAGGGATGACACGACGGGGGAAAAGATTGCCGTTGAGGTTGACGGCCCATCACACCATTTGGTACTTCTGGACGAGACCGACACGAGGGCTAAGAAGTAA